In Larimichthys crocea isolate SSNF chromosome VI, L_crocea_2.0, whole genome shotgun sequence, one genomic interval encodes:
- the LOC104938748 gene encoding E3 ubiquitin-protein ligase DTX4 isoform X2: MANSNNMLLASAVVVWEWLNEHGRWRPYSAVVSHQIEAAIRSSDPRGGSVVLGQVDSRLSPYIIDLQSMHQFRQDTGTIRPVRRSFYDPASAPGQGWQWEWENDSGTWTAYDMEVAITIESGHNRQQPCLDLTPLGFCYLIDYQNMTQVNRQSQRCRRIQRRADMAYPIVSGPLPLPKGGGVGGGGGLTGALLGVGVSGTSLGIGSSVYSNGGLPASGLGQPCSCQQCMLVLSVKTNTGGAGGGGGAGIQTLGRRSLTMQRPKNSAPGASKPLSPSKSATLGRGQQQNSNSNSNYYQTLPHGLAISRNIASPRRNAQLFAQSLAALTAGTSSLGISTSYNRPPPPSLPPPQPPSSNPSMNPPSIPTKQSSSSANESVPTATLISTANSVTTSPSPVPSPSPVVMKPQRTASTAATMCHAPLPQRSSLAGLSRPALQRIAMAQSRALIASGVPTVPVKNLNGSSPVHPALAGITGILMSAAALPVCLTRPPKLVLHPPPVSKSDIKPVPGFGHCCRKTTKKQARKGKTPEEVVKKYLQKVKSPPEEDCTICMEPLGGPSGYKGPGVGPVSRAESVGRLAQCGHQYHFQCLVAMYNNGNKDGSLQCPTCKTIYGVKTGNQPAGKMEYHVIPHSLPGHPDCKTIRIIYNIPPGIQGPEHPNPGKPFTARGFPRHCYLPDSEKGRRVLRLLLVAWDRRLIFSVGTSSTTGESDTVIWNEVHHKTEFGSNLTGHGFPDPGHLDNVLEELRAQGITEDDGLMEK, encoded by the exons GAACCATCCGTCCGGTGCGGAGGAGTTTTTATGACCCGGCTTCGGCACCGGGTCAGGGCTGGCAGTGGGAGTGGGAGAATGATTCAGGTACGTGGACGGCCTACGACATGGAGGTGGCCATCACCATCGAAAGCGGCCACAACCGCCAGCAGCCCTGCCTCGACCTGACACCACTCGGCTTCTGCTACCTCATAGATTACCAGAACATGACACAG gtgaacagacagagcCAGAGGTGTCGGAGGATCCAGAGGCGTGCTGACATGGCCTACCCGATAGTGTCTGGTCCTCTGCCACTCCCCAAAGGAGGAGGTgtaggaggaggtggaggcctAACAGGAGCCCTGCTGGGTGTTGGGGTGTCAGGGACCAGTTTGGGGATTGGAAGCTCTGTCTACTCCAATGGGGGCTTACCAGCTTCTGGACTAGGCCAGCCTTGTTCCTGCCAGCAATGCATGCTGGTCCTCAGTGTGAAGACCAAtacaggaggagcagggggaggaggaggagcagggataCAGACTCTAGGTCGACGCTCACTAACCATGCAGCGGCCCAAGAACTCGGCGCCCGGTGCCTCCAAACCTCTGAGCCCGTCTAAATCAGCCACTCTGGGACGAGGACAGCAGCAGAACTCCAACTCCAACTCCAACTACTACCAGACGCTGCCGCATGGCCTCGCCATTTCCAGGAACATCGCCTCCCCGCGGAGGAACGCCCAGCTCTTTGCTCAGTCGCTGGCCGCTCTCACCGCTGGCACCTCCTCTCTGGGCATCTCCACGTCCTACAACAGGCCGCCTCCGCCATCCCTCCCACCGCCTCAGCCTCCATCGTCCAACCCGAGCATGAACCCCCCGTCCATTCCAACCAAGCAGTCCTCCTCGTCGGCCAACGAATCAGTGCCAACCGCCACGTTAATTTCCACGGCCAACAGTGTGACCACGTCCCCCTCTCCTGTGCCCTCTCCATCGCCAGTGGTAATGAAGCCACAGCGCACGGCATCAACTGCAGCGACAATGTGCCATGCCCCGTTGCCACAAAGATCAAGCTTAGCCGGCCTGAGCAGACCAGCGTTACAGAGGATTGCAATGGCCCAGTCCAGAGCGCTCATAGCATCAGG CGTGCCCACCGTCCCGGTGAAGAACCTCAATGGATCCAGTCCGGTTCACCCTGCACTGGCCG GGATCACAGGCATCCTGATGAGTGCTGCCGCTCTGCCGGTGTGTCTGACCAGGCCTCCTAAACTCGTGCTGCACCCTCCACCAGTGAGCAAGAGTGACATCAAACCTGTGCCGGGCTTTGGCCACTGCTGCAGGAAGACCACCAAGAAACAGGCTCGCAAAG gtaaaACTCCAGAGGAGGTGGTGAAGAAGTACCTGCAGAAAGTCAAGAGTCCACCAGAGGAG GACTGTACCATCTGTATGGAACCGTTGGGAGGTCCGTCCGGTTATAAAGGTCCAGGGGTGGGGCCTGTGTCTCGGGCAGAGTCCGTCGGGCGACTAGCACAGTGTGGACACCAGTACCACTTCCAGTGTCTGGTGGCCATGTATAACAATGGCAACAAGGATGGCAG tcTTCAGTGTCCCACCTGTAAAACCATCTACGGCGTAAAGACGGGCAACCAACCGGCAGGGAAGATGGAGTACCATGTCATCCCTCACTCTCTACCAGGACACCCTGACTGCAAAACCATACGCATCATCTACAACATACCACCAGGCATTCAG GGACCAGAGCATCCGAACCCAGGGAAGCCCTTCACTGCCAGAGGCTTTCCCCGACACTGCTACCTCCCAGACAGCGAGAAAGGACGCAGG GTTCTAAGACTGCTCCTGGTGGCGTGGGACCGCAGGTTGATCTTCTCAGTTGGTACTTCGAGCACTACAGGAGAGTCTGACACCGTCATCTGGAACGAG GTCCACCATAAGACAGAGTTTGGCTCCAACCTGACGGGCCATGGCTTCCCTGACCCCGGACACCTCGACAACGTCCTGGAAGAGCTCCGAGCTCAGGGCATCACAGAGGACGACGGACTGATggagaagtga